From Ischnura elegans chromosome 13 unlocalized genomic scaffold, ioIscEleg1.1 SUPER_13_unloc_1, whole genome shotgun sequence, a single genomic window includes:
- the LOC124172167 gene encoding uncharacterized protein LOC124172167: MNLMPEDSDDSMCSVSSRSVRELKQRACFYFYSDESTGITTDVGSLIKTEAIVGGEYQVLWDGVPEKVLTIAVGGKLLEIKESQEEFEKPLNKSNSSPKEAVEKLVGKAEEGAKGGKRRAMKCKNSAPAVNFPENRDPISNAIGIALGEEDPQDFHFPAPAGAAPVPVPVESGVINEANTLIELDGLTSRVSIDSELANAVDDMEREDIMLRHAMKYLKKTPLRMTRFCCTLASIYTLKKVIKLGRSAMGRPRKGYRRSC, encoded by the exons ATGAATCTGATGCCAGAGGATTCCGACGACTCCATGTGCAGCGTCTCTTCCCGGAGCGTACGAGAGTTGAAGCAGAGGGCCTGCTTCTACTTTTACTCCGACGAGAGTACAGGGATTACAACGGATGTAGGATCCCTTATTAAAACGGAGGCAATAGTTGGAGGGGAGTACCAGGTGCTGTGGGATGGAGTGCCTGAGAAAGTGTTAACCATAGCAGTTGGTG GAAAACTTTTGGAGATAAAAGAATCCCAGGAAGAATTTGAGAAGCCTCTCAATAAAAGTAATTCGTCCCCGAAAGAGGCGGTCGAGAAGCTTGTGGGCAAGGCGGAGGAAGGGGCGAAAGGCGGGAAGAGGAGGGCGATGAAATGTAAGAATTCTGCGCCCGCCGTAAATTTTCCTGAGAACAGGGACCCCATTTCCAATGCCATTGGCATTGCCCTCGGAGAGGAAGATCCCCAAGACTTCCACTTCCCGGCTCCTGCAGGCGCAGCTCCTGTGCCAGTGCCTGTGGAAAGTGGCGTGATCAATGAGGCGAATACCCTGATTGAGTTGGATGGCCTAACCTCTAGGGTTTCAATTGACTCGGAGTTGGCGAATGCAG TTGACGACATGGAAAGGGAGGACATTATGCTAAGGcatgcaatgaaatatttaaaaaaaacaccccttcGGATGACTCG GTTTTGCTGCACCCTGGCTTcaatatatacattaaaaaaggtgataaaattggGGCGCTCAGCAATGGGACGACCCCGAAAGGGTTACAGGAGGAGTTGCTGA
- the LOC124172171 gene encoding zinc finger protein 182-like, with protein YSCNECDKSFSRKDSLVIHIRTHWKEKPYSCNECDKSFSQMSRLVCHMRIHTKENPYSCNECEKSFNIRSNLVSHIRTHTKEKPYSCNACDKSFSQKSHLVCHMRIHTKEKPYSCNVCDKSFSQKITLLRHIRTHTKEKPYSCNECDKSFSQKSHLVCHMRIHTKEKPYCCNVCDKSFSHKISLHIHIRTHTKEKPYSCNECEKSFSRKSLLDIHIRTHTKEKPYSCNECDKSFSQKGTLLRHMRTHTKEKPYSCGECDKSFSRKSTLVYHIRTHTKEKPYSCGECGKSFSVKNTLVNHLRTHTKEKPSSCD; from the coding sequence tattcttgcaatgaatgtgataagtctttctctagaAAGGACAGCCTTGTcattcacattcggactcattggaaggagaaaccttattcttgcaatgaatgtgataagtcctTCTCTCAAATGAGTcgccttgtctgtcacatgcggattcatacaaaggagaatccttattcttgcaatgagtGCGAAAAGTCTTTTAACATAAGGAgcaaccttgtcagtcacattaggactcatacgaaggagaaaccttattcttgcaatgcatgtgataagtctttctctcaaaagagtcaccttgtatgtcacatgcggattcatacaaaggagaaaccttattcttgcaatgtatgtgataagtctttctctcaaaagatcaCCCTtctccgtcacattcggactcatacgaaggagaaaccttattcttgcaatgaatgtgataagtctttctctcaaaagagtcaccttgtatgtcacatgcggattcatacaaaggagaaaccttattgttgcaatgtatgtgataagtctttctctcataagatTTCCCTTCAcattcacattcggactcatacgaaggagaaaccttattcctgcaatgaatgtgaaaagtctttctctcgaaagagtctCCTTGAcattcacattcggactcatacgaaggagaaaccttattcctgcaatgaatgtgataagtctttctctcaaaagggcACCCTTCtccgtcacatgcggactcatacgaaggagaaaccttattcttgcggtgaatgtgataagtctttctctcgaaagagcacccttgtctatcacattcggactcatacgaaggagaaaccttattcttgcggtGAATGTGGTAAGTCTTTCTCTGTTAAGAATACCCTTGTCAATCACCTTCGGAcacatacgaaggagaaaccttctTCTTGCGATTAA